In Kwoniella shandongensis chromosome 10, complete sequence, one genomic interval encodes:
- a CDS encoding V-type ATPase, F subunit has protein sequence MSTTTSNPKDRTLLAVIGDEDSVTGLLLAGIGHIDQNQKKNFLIVDPKTQTSVIESAFQDFTERKDVAILLINQHVAERIRPTVDRYQAAFPALLEIPSKEHPYDPAKDSVLKRVQKLRGD, from the exons atgtcaacaacaacctcgaACCCCAAGGACAGAACTCTTCTGGCCGTGATCGGTGACGAG GACTCGGTCACCGGTCTCTTGCTCGCTGGTATTGGTCACATCGACCAAaatcagaagaagaactttCTCATCGTCGATCCTA AGACCCAGACTAGCGTTATCGAATCCGCTTTCCAAGACTTTacagagaggaaagatgtaGCCATCTTATTGATCAACCAGCAT GTGGCCGAGCGAATAAGACCTACTGTGGACAGATATCAGGCTGCTTTCCCTGCACTGCTAGAGATCCCCAGTAAGGAGCATCCGTACG ACCCCGCAAAGGACTCGGTGCTCAAGCGTGTGCAAAAGCTCAGGGGAGATTAG
- a CDS encoding histone deacetylase RPD3 — translation MEPILGESKRRVCYFFDSDIGNYHYGPGHPMKPTRIRMCHSLVMNYGLYKKMEIFRAKPATKREMSQFHTDEYVDFLHRINPDNAAQFAKEQVKYNVGDDCPIFDGLFEYCSISAGGSMEGAARLSRDKCDIAVNWAGGLHHAKKAEASGFCYVNDIVLGILELLRYHQRVLYIDIDVHHGDGVEEAFYTTDRVMTCSIHKYGEFFPGTGEVRDNGIGKGKGYAINVPLRDGISDENYKSIFQPVIKRVIEWYQPGAIVLQCGSDSLSGDHLGSFNLSMRGHAACVQFVKSFNLPLLLLGGGGYTVKSVSRTWAYETGLAAGVELGRAIPNNEYWEYYGPTYELDVRASNMTDHNTPEYLQKVREAVFEVLRDKNAAPSVPLQEVPKLAHDDDDDNELEDEESKEVRRPQRLWDKEKQHETSLSDSEDEGTGGRKHRQNHKETKSNGSDSLKKRRSRSPVLQGIAAALAVPRESSTSAQETPVASTSASAQVPPTTSAEVTQAPTEASTTESGAPMDIETWASTVASGAGGGEDVEMENGEKDAAGATTPTLLAERSTTIPTEGVAAPATQTTTTQAGEPTPGAEGSLSGAGAGDVVAEGA, via the exons ATGGAGCCTATTCTCGGAGAGAGTAAGCGGCGAGTC TGCTACTTCTTCGATTCCGATATTGGAAACTACCACTATGGTCCCG GTCATCCCATGAAGCCTACCCGAATAAGGATGTGTCATTCTCTCGTTATGAACTATGGTCTCTACAAGAAGATGGAAATCTTC AGAGCGAAACCAGCTACGAAACGAGAAATGTCACAATTCCATACCGACGAATATGTCGACTTCTTACACCGAATCAACCCCGACAACGCTGCTCAATTTGCCAAAGAACAAGTCAAGT ACAatgttggtgatgattgTCCCATCTTTGACGGCCTGTTCGAGTATTGCTCAATCTCAGCGGGAGGATCTATGG AGGGCGCGGCACGACTATCAAGAGATAAATGTGATATTGCCGTGAATTGGGCTGGAGGGTTACACCATGCTAAGAAAGCGGAAGCTAGTGGTTTCTGTTACGTGAATG ACATTGTCCTTGGTATCCTTGAGCTTTTGAG GTATCACCAACGGGTCCTTtacatcgatatcgacgtccACCACGGAGACGGTGTGGAGGAAGCTTTCTACACAACCGACAGAGTCATGACTTGTAGTATACACAAGTACGGAGAGTTCTTCCCGGGTACTGGAGAGGTGCGAGATAATGGAATTGGAAAGGGCAAAGG ATACGCAATCAACGTTCCATTACGAGATGGAATCAGTGACGAAAACTACAAAAGCATCTTTCAGCCG GTCATCAAACGAGTCATAGAATGGTATCAGCCTGGTGCTATCGTCCTTCAATGCGGGTCCGACTCCTTATCAGGCGACCATCTTGGGTCCTTCAACCTTTCCATGCGAGGACATGCTGCTTGTGTCCAGTTCGTGAAATCGTTCAATCTCCCGTTATTGTTGTTGGGTGGGGGAGGTTACACGGTCAAGTCGGTGTCAAGAACTTGGGCATACGAGACAGGTCTTGCGGCAGGTGTTGAGCTGGGACGAG CCATTCCTAACAACGAGTACTGGGAATACTATGGGCCAACGTACGAGCTCGATGTACGAGCGTCGAACATGACAGACCACAACACGCCAGAGTATTTGCAGAAAGTGAGAGAGGCGGTATTCGAGGTTTTGCGAGATAAAAACGCTGCACCCAGTGTTCCGTTACAGG AGGTACCGAAGCTGGCccacgatgacgatgacgataacgagttggaggatgaagagagcaAAGAAGTCCGAAGACCAC AACGACTGTGGGACAAGGAGAAACAACACGAGACATCACTTTCGGATTCAGAAGACGAGGGTACGGGCGGACGAAAACATCGACAAAATCACAAAGAGACGAAATCGAATGGCAGTGACAGCCTGAAGAAAAGGCGATCAAGATCGCCCGTCTTGCAGGGTATCGCAGCGGCATTGGCTGTTCCAAGGGAGTCCAGCACCAGTGCTCAAGAAACACCTGTCGCTTCGACATCGGCCTCAGCGCAAGTACCACCTACTACCTCAGCGGAAGTGACCCAAGCTCCAACTGAGGCGTCGACGACAGAGTCGGGAGCCCCTATGGATATCGAGACGTGGGCTTCGACTGTCGCTTCTGGAGCTgggggaggtgaagatgtggagatggaaaATGGCGAGAAGGACGCCGCTGGGGCTACTACACCAACTTTACTGGCGGAGAGATCAACGACAATACCGACAGAAGGTGTCGCCGCTCCTGCAACgcagacaacgacgacacAAGCGGGAGAACCGACGCCGGGTGCAGAAGGCAGTTTGAGCGGTGCAGGCGCAGGAGATGTGGTTGCGGAAGGTGCATGA